One window from the genome of Eucalyptus grandis isolate ANBG69807.140 chromosome 7, ASM1654582v1, whole genome shotgun sequence encodes:
- the LOC104453097 gene encoding LOW QUALITY PROTEIN: BTB/POZ domain-containing protein NPY2 (The sequence of the model RefSeq protein was modified relative to this genomic sequence to represent the inferred CDS: inserted 4 bases in 3 codons; deleted 2 bases in 1 codon), with product MKFMKLGSKPDSFQNEGDNVRYVSSELATDITVSIGSVKFYLHKFPLLSKSALLQKLVAATNNDDGNEVNISDIPGGPASFEVCAKFCYGMTVTLNAYNVVAARCAAEYLEMYETVEKGNLIYKIEVFLSSSIFRSWKDSIIVLQTTTSLLPRSEELKLVNQSIESIAVKACVDISKVDWSYSYNRKKLAEENGTDSNGVRTRVVPKDWWVEDLCELDIELYKRVLMNIKMKEVLQGEIIGEALKAYAYRRLPGFSKGMSKCGDTLKYRLVVDTIVRLLPEEKCSVSCGFLLKLLKAAIWVXIQGDSKRDLIGKIGQQLEEANVNDLLIRAPEGESMMYDVGTVIAVIEEFLSRENQEIESLEEEHELGGMRRPGILSDASKLMVAKLIDAYLAEISKDRNLPLSKFVELAEMLSSVPRPSHDGLYRAIDMYLKEHPGITKSERKRICKLMDCKKLSVDACMHAVQNERXPLRVVVQVLFFEQVRVAASSGSSXPDLPKSLRELNNGSHGSSRSANTNTEEDWDAVATAEELKALKTELASLRLSIGARGGPERNGEGKPNVDKAAITKMKGLLRSKKVFMKMFSSKSQSENNSGSDSSESLGSGNGNVDEVKSTPSQNRRYSVS from the exons ATGAAGTTTATGAAACTCGGGTCGAAGCCCGATTCGTTCCAGAACGAAGGAGACAATGTCAG GTATGTTTCAAGTGAGTTGGCAACTGATATCACCGTCAGTATTGGGAGTGTTAAGTTCTACTTGCACAAG TTTCCTCTTCTGTCAAAGAGCGCACTTCTGCAGAAACTGGTTGCAGCTACCAATAATGATGACGGCAATGAAGTCAACATCTCGGACATTCCTGGTGGGCCTGCCTCATTTGAGGTCTGCGCCAAGTTCTGTTATGGCATGACTGTCACCCTGAATGCCTACAATGTCGTTGCTGCCAGGTGCGCAGCTGAGTACTTAGAAATGTACGAGACAGTTGAAAAGGGGAATCTTATCTACAAAATTGAAGTCTTTCTTAGCTCTAGCATTTTCCGAAGTTGGAAGGATTCGATCATTGTTCTTCAGACCACAACATCCTTATTACCACGTTCTGAGGAGTTGAAGTTGGTGAATCAAAGTATTGAGTCAATTGCTGTGAAGGCCTGTGTTGACATCTCCAAGGTCGATTGGTCCTATTCATACAACCGAAAGAAGCTGGCAGAGGAAAATGGGACAGACTCAAATGGTGTCCGAACTCGTGTGGTTCCAAAGGACTGGTGGGTTGAGGATCTTTGTGAGCTTGATATCGAGTTATACAAGCGCGTTTTGATGAATATCAAAATGAAAGAGGTACTTCAGGGCGAAATCATCGGTGAAGCACTGAAAGCTTATGCTTACAGAAGGTTGCCCGGGTTCAGCAAAGGGATGTCCAAATGTGGAGATACACTAAAGTATCGGCTGGTGGTTGACACAATCGTGCGGCTGTTGCCCGAAGAGAAATGCAGTGTCTCCTGTGGTTTCTTGCTGAAGTTGTTAAAGGCAGCCATTTGGGT GATTCAGGGAGACAGCAAAAGGGACTTGATCGGGAAGATAGGACAGCAACTAGAGGAGGCTAACGTGAATGATTTACTCATACGAGCACCAGAAGGAGAAAGTATGATGTATGATGTTGGCACTGTAATCGCTGTAATTGAGGAATTCTTGTCACGGGAGAACCAGGAGATCGAGTCCCTTGAAGAAGAGCATGAGCTGGGAGGCATGAGGAGGCCGGGGATCTTGTCCGATGCTTCCAAGCTGATGGTGGCAAAACTAATTGATGCGTACCTCGCCGAAATATCAAAAGATCGTAACCTGCCTTTGTCGAAGTTTgttgaactcgctgagatgCTGTCAAGTGTTCCTCGGCCTTCCCATGACGGACTTTACCGAGCCATCGACATGTATCTCAAG GAGCATCCTGGGATCACCAAGAgtgagaggaagagaatttgcaAGCTGATGGACTGCAAGAAGCTCTCAGTTGACGCGTGCATGCACGCTGTGCAAAACGAGC CTCCTTTACGCGTCGTCGTGCAAGTGCTCTTCTTCGAGCAGGTCAGGGTGGCTGCGTCATCCGGGAGCA ACCCAGACCTCCCCAAAAGCCTTCGGGAGCTGAACAACGGGTCCCATGGGAGCTCC AGGTCCGCCAATACCAACACAGAGGAAGACTGGGATGCCGTGGCCACGGCGGAGGAGCTCAAGGCCCTCAAGACCGAGCTGGCCTCGCTGCGGCTAAGCATCGGGGCCCGAGGAGGGCCCGAGAGGAATGGGGAGGGAAAGCCGAATGTGGACAAGGCCGCGATAACCAAGATGAAAGGGCTGCTCCGGTCGAAGAAAGTGTTCATGAAGATGTTCTCGAGCAAAAGCCAGAGCGAAAACAACAGCGGCTCGGATTCCTCCGAGAGTCTCGGCTCCGGCAACGGTAATGTGGATGAAGTGAAGTCGACGCCTTCCCAGAACAGGAGGTACTCGGTATCATAG